A stretch of the Spirochaetales bacterium genome encodes the following:
- the gatB gene encoding Asp-tRNA(Asn)/Glu-tRNA(Gln) amidotransferase subunit GatB, which yields MTFDVVIGCEVHVQLFTETKAFCGCGNTFGGVPNSRVCPVCAGLPGALPSPNARMIEYAVRAGLVLNCSIAGLTKFDRKNYMYPDLPKGYQISQFDMPICFDGFLDIEGEWGSRKIGIIRAHLEEDAGKNLHSEDGAGLSYVDLNRCGTPLLEIVSEPDMRSPEEAVAYVQEIRELMEWIGVSDCNMEEGSLRCDANINLWIYEGEKKYATPITEVKNVNSFRALRAALHFEVKRQRAEWEEKRLTLEEVGKVTRGWHEASGTTILQRHKEEASEYRYFPEPDLKPILVSKALVEELKAGLPELPARTRNRFVTDYGITMEDAVQLTSSRAMSCYFEDACREYDGEPKKIANWILTEVNGICNQKNIGIAEFPVPPSGIRELLAMTDSGRISGRIAKSVFAEMAETGAAAVEIVEKNGLAQISDRSTLEGIVREVIAGHPKSVEDYRNGKSNTIRFLVGQVMKKTGGKANPGMVNEILEEKLKP from the coding sequence ATGACCTTTGACGTGGTAATCGGGTGTGAAGTCCATGTTCAGCTTTTCACCGAAACAAAAGCCTTTTGCGGCTGCGGGAACACCTTCGGGGGCGTCCCGAACTCACGGGTCTGCCCGGTGTGTGCCGGTCTTCCCGGCGCGCTTCCGAGCCCGAACGCCAGGATGATCGAATATGCCGTACGCGCGGGCCTCGTCCTTAATTGTTCGATCGCCGGACTGACGAAATTCGACCGGAAGAATTACATGTATCCCGATCTTCCGAAGGGATACCAGATTTCTCAATTCGATATGCCGATCTGCTTCGACGGATTCCTCGATATTGAAGGAGAATGGGGAAGCAGGAAAATAGGGATCATTCGCGCACACCTCGAAGAGGATGCCGGGAAAAATCTACATTCTGAAGACGGTGCCGGCCTCAGTTACGTGGACCTTAACAGGTGCGGGACGCCCCTTCTCGAGATCGTTTCCGAACCGGATATGCGCAGTCCCGAAGAGGCGGTGGCCTATGTGCAGGAGATAAGGGAACTCATGGAATGGATCGGTGTGTCCGACTGTAATATGGAAGAAGGATCCCTCCGGTGCGACGCAAATATCAATCTCTGGATATACGAAGGAGAGAAGAAATACGCCACACCGATTACCGAGGTAAAAAACGTAAACTCCTTCCGGGCACTAAGGGCGGCCCTGCACTTTGAGGTCAAGCGCCAGCGCGCGGAATGGGAGGAAAAGCGGCTTACCCTTGAGGAGGTCGGAAAGGTAACGAGGGGATGGCATGAAGCCTCGGGGACCACGATTCTTCAACGGCACAAGGAAGAAGCATCCGAATACCGCTATTTCCCGGAACCGGATCTCAAACCGATTCTCGTTTCAAAAGCCCTGGTCGAGGAATTGAAAGCCGGTCTGCCCGAACTTCCCGCACGAACGAGAAACAGGTTCGTCACCGACTACGGCATTACAATGGAAGATGCCGTGCAATTGACCTCGAGCAGGGCCATGTCCTGTTATTTCGAAGATGCCTGCCGTGAATATGACGGTGAACCAAAGAAAATAGCCAATTGGATTTTGACCGAGGTCAACGGTATCTGTAATCAGAAAAATATCGGTATTGCGGAATTCCCCGTTCCGCCTTCCGGGATTCGTGAGCTTCTGGCAATGACCGATTCGGGCAGGATAAGCGGCAGGATCGCCAAATCGGTATTCGCTGAAATGGCTGAAACGGGAGCGGCGGCGGTGGAAATCGTGGAAAAAAATGGGCTTGCCCAGATTTCGGACAGGTCGACGCTCGAAGGGATCGTCCGTGAGGTAATTGCCGGGCACCCGAAGTCGGTCGAGGATTACAGAAACGGAAAATCGAATACCATCCGTTTTCTTGTCGGCCAGGTAATGAAGAAAACGGGGGGAAAAGCCAATCCCGGCATGGTCAATGAAATCCTCGAGGAAAAACTAAA